A genomic stretch from Edaphobacter aggregans includes:
- a CDS encoding vWA domain-containing protein produces MSEWWASVHFLRPHWLWLLMAVPVIYLAFHIRDDVRARWKRYIDSELLDHLIVARKQRWHFRPIHMICLLIILGTVAIAGPTWKREQPPFTEDKAPLVIALDLSRTMDAIDLDPTRLERAKLKLRDLIKARNGGRTALFVYADTTHMVLPFTTDDSLFDLYLSSLSTSLIPGGGKDTAKALRTIEDFLKDEPVPGTILFVNDGIEPQALPTFQQFTGQDENQNDILVMGVGTSSGGPVRTANNGFLTDRFGRRVYTKLDVNTLRSLSRIDISATTLTLNDDDIHWIQRRVQHHLQAVQQRNSKTRWIDEGYWLTIPITAITVFWFRKGWTVRWTSAAFAVLFILPSAGAQTRFSWIDLWMTHDQQGCYYFERGDYQKAAEKFEDPLWRGLALARAGDYESALNAFALSDSPEAWYNQGNALAHTGKYPEAIQAYQQALARRHPWPEAQENLTLVQSLIPKAKNKDKDKDQQETAPDLPPDQMKFDEKGQKGKKTQQVKLDPKKMADIWMRNIQTSPAEFLRRRFAIQAAQERHP; encoded by the coding sequence ATGAGCGAGTGGTGGGCATCGGTGCATTTTCTGCGCCCACATTGGTTGTGGCTTCTGATGGCCGTGCCGGTTATCTATTTAGCGTTCCATATTCGCGACGACGTACGCGCCCGTTGGAAGCGTTATATCGACTCCGAACTTCTGGATCATCTGATCGTAGCGCGTAAGCAGCGCTGGCACTTCCGTCCTATTCACATGATCTGTCTCCTCATCATTCTGGGTACCGTTGCGATCGCCGGCCCGACTTGGAAGCGTGAACAACCTCCATTCACAGAGGACAAGGCGCCCCTGGTCATAGCGCTCGACCTCTCGCGGACAATGGACGCGATCGACCTCGATCCGACACGGCTGGAGCGCGCAAAGCTGAAACTACGCGATCTAATCAAAGCCAGAAATGGTGGACGCACTGCGCTCTTCGTCTATGCAGACACCACACACATGGTTCTGCCTTTTACGACAGACGATTCCCTGTTCGATCTCTATCTGAGTTCTCTCTCTACATCTTTAATCCCGGGTGGGGGAAAAGATACGGCAAAGGCGCTTCGCACGATCGAAGATTTTCTGAAAGACGAGCCCGTCCCCGGCACCATTCTTTTTGTCAACGATGGAATCGAGCCTCAAGCGTTACCAACATTCCAACAATTTACCGGGCAGGACGAAAACCAGAACGACATCCTCGTGATGGGTGTAGGCACTTCCAGTGGAGGCCCTGTTCGTACGGCGAACAATGGCTTTCTTACCGACCGCTTCGGACGCCGCGTCTATACAAAGCTCGACGTGAACACTCTTCGTTCGTTAAGCCGCATCGACATCTCCGCCACCACGCTCACACTCAACGATGATGACATCCACTGGATACAGCGCCGCGTACAGCATCATCTTCAGGCCGTACAGCAGCGCAACAGCAAGACGCGCTGGATCGATGAAGGTTACTGGCTCACTATTCCCATCACGGCTATTACTGTTTTCTGGTTCCGCAAAGGGTGGACTGTGCGCTGGACCTCAGCCGCGTTCGCAGTCCTCTTTATTCTTCCGTCTGCAGGCGCTCAAACACGCTTCTCGTGGATAGACCTCTGGATGACACACGATCAACAGGGCTGCTACTACTTCGAGAGGGGTGATTACCAAAAGGCCGCCGAGAAGTTCGAGGATCCACTCTGGAGGGGATTGGCTCTCGCGCGCGCAGGAGACTACGAGAGCGCGCTGAACGCCTTCGCCCTCAGTGATTCCCCAGAAGCCTGGTACAACCAGGGCAATGCACTCGCACACACGGGCAAATATCCTGAAGCGATACAGGCTTACCAGCAGGCGCTCGCACGACGTCATCCATGGCCCGAAGCGCAGGAAAACCTTACTCTCGTCCAATCGCTTATTCCAAAAGCAAAGAACAAAGATAAAGACAAAGATCAGCAGGAGACGGCACCCGATCTTCCGCCAGACCAGATGAAATTCGACGAAAAGGGTCAGAAAGGGAAAAAGACCCAACAGGTCAAACTCGATCCGAAGAAAATGGCTGACATCTGGATGCGCAATATCCAAACCAGCCCCGCTGAATTTCTCCGGCGCAGATTCGCGATTCAGGCTGCACAGGAGCGTCACCCATGA
- a CDS encoding BatD family protein yields the protein MRRTFIVMLAAISSLTVPGQIPIVRAKFEPSRGILVGQPVRLVVSIFVPNYFAGAPDFPEFEIENAIVVLPQDRPQNSNEQIGGVTYAGITETYVVYPQQPGDFKLPAAQITVPYAIAPPKTATAHVPLPALTFHADVPLAAKSLDYFLPTTSLTIQQKWSAPLKSLRAGDSVERTITVTATKMQAMLIPPLPLETPEGIRIYEEEPIVQDQKTDRGEFVYGRRTQSAKYFIRKAGDYTLPAVELKWWNLSTNRLVTATLPAIRFTAAANPDYVAELPPEQEPVPVKQLKHGSLWSKYKFWIRVAAPCFVAFIFILWIAWHSLPRIYRRLQAWHYKREHSEPAYFRDLQFSCRRSHAMQAYDRFLRWLTLAHPGMPVHEFLRQADDPVLSSEINDLSASLYAKNNQGPHQWNGERMAHHLRQHRKVQNIRTMKRQFLPKLNP from the coding sequence ATGAGACGCACTTTCATCGTTATGCTTGCGGCGATCTCATCGCTCACTGTTCCTGGGCAAATACCCATCGTCCGTGCGAAATTCGAACCCAGCAGAGGCATTCTAGTCGGCCAGCCGGTACGCCTTGTTGTTTCAATCTTCGTTCCCAACTACTTCGCCGGGGCCCCCGATTTTCCCGAATTCGAAATCGAAAACGCCATCGTGGTGCTGCCTCAGGACCGTCCGCAGAACTCCAACGAGCAGATCGGCGGAGTGACGTATGCGGGCATAACTGAGACCTATGTCGTCTATCCGCAGCAACCCGGCGATTTCAAGCTGCCAGCAGCGCAGATCACCGTTCCTTACGCTATTGCGCCGCCAAAGACCGCTACGGCTCACGTACCTCTTCCTGCTCTTACCTTCCATGCCGACGTCCCTCTCGCAGCGAAGAGCCTGGACTACTTTCTTCCCACCACAAGTCTGACGATTCAGCAAAAATGGTCAGCTCCTCTAAAGAGTCTCCGAGCCGGAGACTCCGTCGAGCGAACCATCACCGTGACGGCGACAAAGATGCAAGCCATGTTGATCCCGCCCCTCCCCCTCGAAACACCAGAAGGTATTCGCATCTACGAGGAAGAGCCAATCGTCCAGGATCAGAAGACGGATCGCGGCGAATTTGTTTATGGCCGCCGCACACAATCCGCAAAGTACTTTATTCGGAAGGCGGGCGATTACACGCTTCCGGCAGTCGAACTGAAGTGGTGGAATCTCTCCACAAATCGTTTGGTGACGGCCACGCTCCCCGCCATTCGCTTCACGGCTGCCGCAAATCCAGATTACGTCGCCGAACTGCCGCCAGAGCAAGAACCCGTGCCGGTGAAGCAGCTCAAACACGGCAGCCTATGGAGCAAATATAAATTCTGGATTCGAGTTGCTGCCCCATGTTTCGTGGCATTTATTTTTATACTCTGGATAGCTTGGCATTCTCTCCCACGCATCTATCGCCGGCTACAAGCATGGCATTACAAGCGGGAACATTCTGAGCCTGCGTATTTTCGCGATCTTCAGTTTTCATGCAGGCGAAGCCACGCAATGCAAGCGTACGATCGATTTTTGAGATGGCTTACACTCGCGCACCCAGGTATGCCTGTTCATGAGTTTTTGCGTCAGGCAGACGATCCCGTACTGTCCTCAGAAATAAACGATCTAAGCGCTTCACTCTATGCGAAAAACAATCAAGGTCCCCATCAATGGAACGGCGAGCGAATGGCTCATCACTTACGGCAGCATCGCAAGGTTCAAAATATCCGTACGATGAAACGACAATTTCTGCCGAAGCTAAATCCTTGA
- a CDS encoding sigma 54-interacting transcriptional regulator — translation MERELSDAALQSLFGDLGFVSNCDELLPLLQRARKAAEISDVTVLIEGETGTGKQVLAQAIHRLDRKRNRFAFITVHCSTITEALAESELFGHQRGAFSGAVGSRKGLFCSAQHGTLFLDDVNDLPVALQPKLLDVLQRGILRPVGSDTEMPVDVRIIAAANRPLESLVREGRFRLDLYHRLNVVRLALPPLRARRADLTALILAFADRHAALYAPVVNVESELLRFLESQPLLGNVRELENAVQRMLFLKTEGSSLCIDDWMRQLRSDVTQQEVDLLADSASGVWQSIANGSLGYDQALQEIEKRVLQAAIAVPGWTRRKVAQRLHMSERALYYKMRACGLTAR, via the coding sequence ATGGAACGCGAACTTTCTGACGCTGCACTTCAGAGCCTCTTCGGCGACCTTGGATTCGTCAGCAACTGCGACGAACTGCTACCGCTGCTGCAGCGTGCCCGCAAGGCTGCGGAAATCAGCGATGTTACTGTTTTGATCGAAGGCGAAACCGGGACCGGCAAGCAGGTTCTCGCGCAGGCTATCCATCGGCTCGACCGCAAACGCAACCGTTTTGCTTTCATAACCGTGCACTGCAGCACCATCACCGAAGCCCTCGCCGAAAGTGAGCTCTTCGGCCATCAGCGTGGAGCCTTCTCCGGCGCCGTCGGTAGCCGCAAAGGCCTGTTCTGTTCAGCCCAGCATGGCACCCTGTTCCTCGATGACGTCAACGATCTGCCCGTTGCCCTGCAACCCAAATTACTAGACGTACTCCAGCGTGGCATTCTCCGTCCTGTTGGGTCGGACACAGAGATGCCCGTCGATGTCCGCATCATTGCCGCCGCTAACCGCCCGCTCGAGTCGCTGGTCCGCGAAGGCCGCTTCCGCCTCGACCTCTATCACCGGCTCAACGTAGTTCGCCTTGCACTTCCTCCCCTGCGCGCCCGCCGTGCGGATCTGACCGCACTCATCCTCGCCTTCGCCGATCGCCACGCTGCACTCTACGCTCCGGTCGTCAACGTAGAGTCCGAGCTGCTTCGCTTCCTTGAATCGCAGCCGTTACTGGGCAACGTGCGCGAACTCGAAAACGCCGTGCAGCGGATGCTCTTCCTCAAGACGGAAGGCTCCTCGCTCTGCATCGACGACTGGATGCGCCAACTCCGTTCCGACGTCACCCAGCAGGAAGTGGATCTGCTAGCCGATTCCGCCAGCGGCGTCTGGCAAAGCATCGCCAATGGCAGTCTCGGCTACGACCAAGCGCTCCAGGAGATTGAAAAGCGTGTGCTGCAGGCGGCCATCGCCGTTCCCGGATGGACCCGGCGCAAAGTCGCCCAGCGCCTCCATATGAGTGAGCGCGCCCTCTACTACAAAATGCGCGCCTGCGGCCTCACCGCCCGCTAG
- a CDS encoding phage tail sheath subtilisin-like domain-containing protein: MPVTPTYPGVYIEELPSGVHTITGVATSIAAFVGWAPQGPTTEATLILSWADFQRQFGGLDSRSLLGYSVNQFFLNGGQQAYIVRLVDGTAKTATVTIGAAPKSLIVTALNAGAWANVYQVAIKNSTASPGRFQLQVIYAPTGATPAVVESFPNLSITTPDPLGRYVVDVLANGSNYVTASVPAGTTDPPTDTTVALDNTTAGDDGTVLNPSTAGFELALQAGGGTAGVNLLANVDLFNLLCIPGETTSVVLGELDTFCKNNQAFLIADPDPLITNYATLTTGPGFIGNNSAFYFPSLLAPDPLAGNVTRTYPPCGFVAGIYASTDVNRGVWKAPAGTETALVGVSGVAVPLTDKQNGELNPVAVNCIRSFSAYGTVVWGARTTGGNDEAGSQWKYVPIRRLALFLETSLYRGTQWVVFEPNDAPLWGQIRLNVGSFMQTLFTQGAFQGSTPQQAYFVKCDSETTTPTDQDNGIVNILVGFAPLKPAEFVIIQIQQIAGQTT, from the coding sequence ATGCCAGTTACGCCAACCTATCCTGGTGTTTACATTGAGGAGCTTCCCAGCGGAGTCCACACTATCACCGGCGTGGCAACCTCCATCGCGGCCTTCGTCGGCTGGGCTCCCCAGGGGCCAACCACAGAAGCCACCCTCATTCTCAGCTGGGCAGACTTCCAGAGGCAGTTTGGCGGTCTCGATTCGCGTAGTCTACTCGGCTACTCCGTCAATCAGTTCTTCCTCAACGGCGGCCAGCAGGCCTACATCGTCCGCCTGGTCGATGGCACTGCCAAAACTGCCACGGTAACGATCGGCGCGGCCCCGAAATCGCTGATCGTCACTGCCCTGAACGCTGGGGCCTGGGCTAACGTCTACCAGGTCGCGATCAAGAACTCAACCGCATCTCCCGGACGTTTCCAGCTTCAGGTGATCTATGCGCCAACCGGCGCAACCCCGGCGGTGGTCGAATCTTTCCCTAACCTCAGCATCACCACGCCTGACCCGCTGGGACGCTACGTTGTGGATGTCTTAGCCAACGGCTCGAACTACGTCACGGCCTCCGTGCCAGCCGGAACAACGGATCCGCCTACCGACACAACCGTGGCGCTCGACAACACCACTGCAGGCGACGATGGCACCGTTCTTAACCCCAGCACAGCGGGATTTGAACTTGCCTTGCAAGCCGGGGGGGGCACCGCCGGCGTAAACCTGCTAGCCAATGTCGATCTATTCAATCTCCTGTGCATTCCGGGGGAGACCACCAGCGTCGTCCTCGGCGAACTCGATACCTTCTGCAAAAATAATCAGGCCTTTCTTATTGCCGACCCCGACCCCCTCATCACCAACTACGCGACACTCACCACCGGTCCCGGCTTTATCGGCAACAACTCCGCGTTCTACTTCCCCTCGCTGCTGGCACCTGACCCACTGGCCGGCAACGTCACGCGCACCTACCCGCCCTGCGGCTTCGTCGCCGGCATCTACGCCTCGACCGACGTCAATCGTGGTGTCTGGAAGGCGCCGGCCGGTACAGAAACTGCCCTGGTTGGGGTCAGCGGCGTTGCTGTCCCGCTGACCGACAAACAAAACGGCGAGCTCAACCCTGTAGCCGTCAACTGCATCCGCTCCTTCAGTGCCTACGGCACGGTTGTTTGGGGCGCGCGCACCACCGGCGGCAACGACGAAGCAGGCTCGCAGTGGAAGTACGTCCCCATCCGGCGTCTTGCCCTCTTCCTCGAAACCAGCCTCTACCGCGGCACGCAATGGGTTGTCTTCGAGCCCAACGATGCTCCGCTCTGGGGCCAGATCCGCCTCAACGTCGGCTCCTTCATGCAGACGCTCTTCACCCAGGGCGCCTTCCAGGGCTCCACGCCGCAGCAGGCTTACTTCGTCAAATGCGACAGCGAAACGACCACGCCCACCGATCAGGACAACGGCATCGTCAACATTCTGGTCGGCTTCGCCCCACTCAAGCCCGCAGAATTCGTCATCATCCAGATCCAGCAGATCGCTGGGCAGACCACCTAA
- a CDS encoding phage tail protein: MPQFSVNPTRFDPYKNFIFQVKWDGRYVAGVSKVGGLKRTTEVVKHRVGGDPSTSRKSPGRTEYDAITLERGVTHDIAFEQWANKVWNFGAGLGSEVSLKDFRKDIIIEFYNEAGQLAIAYKVYRCWVSEYQALPDLDANANAVAIQHIKLENEGWEADTSVTEPTEPSFTIPAA; encoded by the coding sequence ATGCCACAGTTCAGCGTCAATCCAACCCGTTTCGACCCCTATAAGAACTTCATCTTCCAAGTAAAGTGGGATGGGCGATACGTAGCCGGCGTCAGCAAAGTTGGCGGCCTTAAGCGGACCACCGAAGTCGTCAAGCACCGTGTCGGCGGCGACCCCAGCACTAGCCGCAAGTCTCCCGGTCGCACAGAGTACGACGCCATCACGCTCGAACGTGGCGTCACTCACGACATCGCCTTCGAACAATGGGCTAACAAGGTCTGGAACTTCGGCGCAGGTCTCGGTTCAGAGGTGTCCCTCAAGGACTTCCGTAAGGACATCATCATCGAGTTTTATAACGAAGCCGGCCAACTCGCGATCGCCTATAAGGTCTACCGCTGCTGGGTCTCCGAGTACCAAGCCCTTCCCGATCTCGACGCCAACGCCAACGCGGTCGCCATCCAGCACATCAAGCTCGAAAACGAAGGCTGGGAGGCCGACACCAGCGTCACCGAACCCACAGAACCTAGCTTCACCATTCCAGCTGCCTGA